One region of Zingiber officinale cultivar Zhangliang chromosome 7B, Zo_v1.1, whole genome shotgun sequence genomic DNA includes:
- the LOC122007291 gene encoding membrane steroid-binding protein 1-like, with protein MAVAEAWETAKKAIEAYTGLSPAMFFTVLAIAWALYHLVAGFLAPPPPPPSRKREEETLLPPVQLGEITEEELRDYDGSDPKKPLLMAIKSQIYDVTQSRIFYGPGGPYALFAGKDASRALAKMSFEPKDLTSDLSGLGPFELEALQDWEYKFMSKYAKVGTVKKTVAATDSSGCGPSGVTENSTLEDESTTETAGSREFRAKTNDDGNTGHDQDAEPTGKDVKPVDPADANENSPDDGKVESKEIGSSKDSKE; from the exons atggcgGTGGCGGAGGCTTGGGAGACGGCGAAGAAGGCGATCGAGGCGTACACAGGCCTGTCGCCGGCGATGTTCTTCACGGTGCTGGCGATAGCCTGGGCGCTTTACCACTTGGTGGCGGGGTTCctggcgccgccgccgccgcctccgtcTAGGAAGCGGGAAGAGGAGACCCTGCTGCCCCCCGTCCAGCTCGGGGAGATCACCGAGGAGGAGCTCCGCGACTACGATGGATCCGATCCCAAGAAGCCGCTCCTCATGGCCATCAAGAGCCAGATCTATGACGTCACCCAGAGCAG GATTTTCTATGGACCTGGCGGACCTTATGCTTTGTTTGCAGGCAAAGATGCAAGCCGAGCATTGGCAAAAATGTCTTTCGAACCAAAAGATCTAACCAGCGATCTCTCCGGCCTCGGCCCTTTCGAGCTCGAGGCCTTGCAGGATTGGGAATACAAATTCATGAGTAAATATGCGAAAGTTGGGACAGTCAAGAAGACTGTCGCTGCGACTGATTCCTCTGGCTGTGGTCCCTCTGGAGTAACAGAAAATAGCACCCTGGAGGATGAATCTACCACCGAAACTGCTGGGAGTCGAGAGTTCCGTGCTAAAACCAACGATGATGGTAACACCGGCCACGATCAAGATGCCGAGCCAACAGGGAAGGATGTGAAACCAGTGGATCCAGCAGATGCAAACGAGAATTCTCCAGACGACGGTAAGGTAGAGTCGAAAGAAATTGGTAGTAGCAAGGACTCGAAAGAGTGA